The Lepus europaeus isolate LE1 chromosome 5, mLepTim1.pri, whole genome shotgun sequence genome includes the window CCGAGTGCCTTGCCTGCAGTCCCTTTTCCTCCTCTGCCTGTGCTGTCTgtcctgccctggccctgtgcaCCTTACTGTCCTGAGTGTCAGCAGGGgtcggggccgggccggggcggggagtCCCCTTGCCGGCCGTAGGACGCCGGCTCCACCTGCAGACTCTCCTTGCCCTTTCCTGCCCAGGTGCCTGTGCCCAGGTGTCTTCTCCAGTCTCGTTTCTCCCCAGGCCGCAGGCCTGCAGCGAAGGCCCCTGTGGGTGGGGCACCTCCTCCCCTTCCCGCCCCAAGCGTCGCCTGCTTTTCCCCCTGTGCAGCGTGGAGGTCATCCGCCTGGGCCACAGCTACTTCATCAACTGGGACAAGAAGATGTTCTGCACGCAGAAGCGGACGCCTGCCGAAGCCCGCACCACCACGCTGAgcgaggagctgggccaggtggagtaCGTCTTCTCCGACAAGACAGGCACCCTCACCCAGAACATCATGGTCTTCAACAAGTGCTCCATCGGCGGCCGCAGCTACGGTAGGGCCAGGTCTCCCCTGGGAGGGGGTGGCACCGGGAGCCCCGCAGCTCTCTGACGTTGCTTGTCCTTCTTTCCTACTTGGGCCTGAGGAGCCCTGGAAGGGTCTTTCCTGTATCCCGTGTCGGGAAGCAGATACTGAGCCCTCGGCGCGGTCTCGGCTCTAGGCAGTCGGGGAGCTCCTTGACTGTCTGAAGTGAAGCCCAAGACGCCGGCCTCTGGGCATCCTGGCCAGGTTGCACCTTGGCCGTCCCAGTGGAGTGCTAGACTCTCCCCAGGCTGCTGCTCGGGGCCTTCGTGAGTCTGGAATGTGACCGTGCTCTTTGCAGTGTGGCCCCATTGCCGTGGCCTTGCCGCTGAGCTGCCGGGATGGCTCGGGACAGGGTGTGTGGGGTCTGACTTTTGGGCACTGTGACCCCTGGTAACTGCTTTTCGCACTAACCTGGACCTTGAGGTCAGTGTGTAAGGCTTGGTCCGCTGTGTGGGCCTAACGGGTGGCAGGCACCCGGGGAGGCCCACTGGGCGGTGGGCACCGTGACCCTGTCGTGGCCAGGGTTCTGGATCCAGGGTGCCTGTTGCCCCCTGTCTCCAGGTCGGCAGTGTGAGTAGGGGTGACATCCGCTTGTCTGTTGGGGTTGGTTGAGGATTCTGGGTGCTTGCGCTGGGGATTCTGTGATGGGTGCTTTTCCCCGCTGCTATAGAGACCACCAGCTCTGACATGGCTTCTTCTGTCCTGGCTGTGTGTAGGTGACGTGTTCGACGTCTTGGGACACAAAGCTGAGCTGGGAGAGGTAAAGAGCCTGTCTCTATAATTGCCCCGTGTGCCTGACCAGAAGCAGTTGCCATGATTAGTGACGTGTTGTCTGGGCAGGTGTGGAAGCTGCTTGGCAAAGGTGGACAGGATACCGGGCTGTTCTCCCGAGAGCTCCACCTCCCACCCCGGGGGGCGGCTCAGCAGCCCAGCCTTCCCTGAGCGCCTTCCTCCCCGTTCCAGAGGCCTGGGCCCGTCGACTTCTCCTTTAATCCTCTGGCTGACAAGAAGTTCTTATTTTGGGACCCCAGCCTTTTGGAGGCCGTGAAGATGGGGGACCCGCACACGCACGAGTTCTTCCGCCTCCTTTCCCTGTGTCACACTGTCATGTCGGAGGAGAAGAGTGAAGGTGCGTCGAGGGGCCGGCCACTCTCTCTTCACGCGACTCTGCCTGGTGGGGCGGCTGCAGCTCCCTGGGGgcctgtggcccagagggttCCCCTTGGACCAGGCGTGTTCTTCCTCCCGATCCAGGAGAGCTGTACTACAAAGCCCAGTCCCCGGACGAGGGGGCCTTGGTCACCGCAGCCAGGAACTTTGGCTTTGTGTTCCGCTCCCGCACCCCCAAAACAATCACCGTCCACGAGATGGGCACAGCCATCACCTACCAGCTATTGGCCATCCTGGACTTCAACAACATCCGCAAGCGGATGTCAGTCATAGGTGAGGCCCGGAGTGGGTGAGGGGTGCCTGCGGACCCTTGGTGTGTGTAGCTCGTGGGTCTTTGCCTGCTGGATTTTTCTGGCACTTCCTCCCGCTGCCCCATTGACAGTGCGGAACCCAGAGGGGAAGATCCGACTCTACTGCAAAGGGGCCGACACCATCCTGCTCGACAGACTCCACCACTCCACCCAGGAGCTGCTCAACACCACCGCTGACCACCTGAACGTAGgtggcggggccggggctggcagGTGCCTCTGCGGGAGGGGGTGGGGCGTGACTGTGTTCTGTTTGGTGTTTCCATATGTAAACTTGGGGGGTAAAATGCGATGTCTGATACACATGCACACGGTGGCTGCTGTAGCCAGGCAATGCACTtgcatgccatctcactagtgacacgtgtgtgtgctgtgtgcgtgtgctgtgtgcgtgtgtgtgcatgcgtgtgtgtggcGATGGAATCCCTGAAACCTGCTCTCGGCATTAATGGTCCTCCAGCTGTCCGTAGCTCGGGTGTGACTGCTGACTCTGCCCCCAGGAGTACGCAGGGGAAGGGCTCAGGACCCTGGTGCTGGCCTACAAGGACCTGGATGAAGAGTACTATGAGGAGTGGGCCGAGAGACGGCTGCAGGCGAGCCTGGCCCAGGACAGCCGGGAGGACAGGCTGGCCAGCGTCTACGAGGAGGTGGAGAGCGACATGATGGTACGGGCTGCCACAcaggcggcgggcgggcgggcagggctCGTGCCCGCTCCTCCCATGCCAGGGACCCTTGTGGTGTTTTCAGCTGCTGGGCGCAACGGCCATTGAGGACAAGCTGCAGCAGGGAGTTCCCGAGACCATCGCCCTCCTGACGCTGGCCAACATCAAGATCTGGGTCCTAACCGGAGACAAACAAGGTGAGACTCAGGGGCAGAGCTGCCCCCGGACGCCGGCCCTGTTGGGCCCTTGCACGGAGCCTCGGCCATTGGGAGGAGAGTGCTGACCTTGTCGGGTGCCTGTCCGTAGCTCCTGCGTTCTCTTGGTAGAGACGGCCGTGAACATTGGCTACTCCTGCAAGATGCTGACGGACGACATGACGGAGGTGTTCATAGTCACGGGCCACACCGTCCTGGAGGTGCGGGAGGAGCTCAGGTAAGCAGGAGGCTGAGGGTGAGGGCAGGGGCTCTGCGCTCCCCGCGGGGGCTCCTGGACCCTGTTGAGGCTTGGATCTGTGCTCGGATCCTGGCTGCGTCCTGGAAGGCTGCTACTGTTTCATTTCCACGTCCTCAGGAAAGCCCGGGAGAAGATGGTGGACTCCCGCACCGTAGGCAACGGCTTCACCTACCAGGAAAAGCTTTCTTCTTCCAAGCTCACTTCGGTCCTGGAAGCCGTGGCTGGCGAGTACGCCCTGGTCATCAATGGCCACAGCCTGGTAAGCGTCTCCATCGGCTGCTGGGGCAGCGTCTTTCTGGAGGGCACTGTCTCCATGCGGCTCTTGGATGGTATCTTGTCCTCGGTGCCCTCGACTTCAGGGGGAGCGGTGGTCCTTGAGGGGACTGAGAGGAGCTGAGTCTCCAGAGGTCTCCCTGGAAGACTGTGGCGCTCAGGTCCCTGTGTTCCAGGCCCACGCACTGGAGGCAGACATGGAGCTGGAATTCCTGGAGACAGCGTGTGCCTGCAAAGCCGTCATCTGTTGCCGGGTGACCCCCCTGCAGAAGGCACAGGTGGTGGAGCTGGTGAAGAAGTACAAGAAGGCCGTGACCCTGGCCATTGGGGACGGAGCCAATGACGTCAGCATGATCAAAAGTGAGTGTGGACTGAGACCTCCCACTGAGGTCTTGGGTCCCGGGAGTGGTGGCGGAAGGGGCTGGAACTTGGAATCTGAAGTGTGCAGCCATCTTCACTCTCTTGTCCTCTCTTGTCTCTGCAGCGGCTCACATCGGTGTGGGCATCAGTGGGCAGGAGGGCATCCAGGCCGTCCTGGCCTCCGATTACTCCTTCtcccagttcaagttcctgcAGCGCCTCCTGCTGGTGCATGGGCGGTGGTCCTACCTGCGCATGTGCAAGTTCCTCTGTTATTTCTTCTACAAGAACTTTGCTTTCACCATGGTCCACTTCTGGTTTGGATTCTTCTGTGGCTTCTCAGCCCAGGTAGTCAGCGTTCCAAGTCTGCGGTGTTATGTGTCTGTAGACTCCTTAAGGGTTGTGGGAGTATCTGCCCCATTGCCCACTTCAGTCTGCCACAGCCCAGCGGCTGTCTGGTATAAGATTTGAAAAAATGCTGTTGTGGGAGTCGAGAAAGGAGCTCCAGAAAGTTCCATAGGGCTCCCTGTCTGTCATAGAAACTGTCTTCCTGTGCTGATTGACAGCCAAGATAGAAGTAAGCGTGCATGCTCATTTCTGATAGGTCCCTGTTCTCTTCCAGACCGTCTATGACCAGTATTTCATCACCTTATATAACATCGTGTACACCTccctcccagtcctggccatggggGTCTTTGATCAGGTACGGGGGAGTTCGGTGGCTCGGCGGGAAGGGAAGGCACCGTTGTGACGCTGTGCGGTGgcaaaggcctgggaaaggaggaggctgggccagggtatGTCCTTGACCATCGTGAGCTAAAACTACAGCTTTTGCGGCTCTCTGTGCTGTCCGGCCCTCCCCGCCCAGGATGTCCCTGAGCAGCGGAGCATGGAGTACCCTAAGCTGTACGAGCCCGGTCAGCTGAACCTGCTCTTCAACAAGCGGGAGTTCTTCATCTGCATCGCCCAGGGCATCTACACCTCCGTGCTTATGTTCTTTATCCCCTATGGGGTGTTTGCTGAGGCCACGCGGGACGATGGCACACAGCTGGCCGACTACCAGTCTTTTGCAGTCACCGTGGCCACGTCGCTGGTCATCGTGGTCAGCGTGCAGGTATGAAGCTGGTTGTCCCTGCGGCCGCTCTAGGCACCACACTTCTGTGTCTTGGAGGGCGGAGGGGCTTTGAGGGGGTGCTCCTGCCTATGACTACTCCTTTTTGTAGATTGGGCTGGATACAGGCTACTGGACGGCCATCAACCACTTCTTCATCTGGGGCAGCCTCGCTGTCTACTTTGCTATCCTCTTCGCCATGCACAGCAATGGGCTGTTTGACATGTTCCCGAACCAGTTCCGGTTTGTGGGTGAGTCCCCGTCTTCCTCTTGGATTAACAAGGAGCCACAGCTCTTCTGAGACCAACAGGGCATCGGCTGGTCTGCACAGTACGGCCCCCTCACTCAGTGCTCTTTGTGTGTCGTGTCCCCTGCGGGTGCTGTGGGGATGGCAAGGTGTGTCTGACCTAGGCCCTGCCACGTCTGTGGATGTGAAGAAGAGCCTGCCAGGCCGTGGGAGGGCAGGGCTGAAGGAGAGCACGGGTGGTGGGTGTCAGCGTCAGGGGTCACCCCCCAGAGGCGGCggctctgggggctggggcaggggaggcatGCTCCAAGTCATTGGCTGTGTCTGGGGATCAGAGTGCACCAGCGAGGGTGGGGCGAGAACCCCTGTTGAGGATCAGTGGGAGACGGGCTTCCAGGGGGCACTTGGAAGTCTCGGAATGCCAGACCGCCAGGTTTGCATTTGACTGGCTAGGAGTATTTAGTTGGAGGAAAACGGGGAACAGCATCAAAagatttatatacacacacacacacatacacacatatatatatatttctagtttttaaagatttatgtatttatttgaaaggcagagctacagagagagagagagaggtcttccactggctggttcactacctaaatggccgcaagagccagagctgggccgatccaaagccaggagcccggagcttcctcctggcctcccacgcggatgccatcttctactgctttcccaagccacggcagtgagctggatcagaagtggagcagccgggactggaaccagagcccacatgggaagccggcactgcaggcagcagctttacctgctgtgccacagctcctgccacaAAAACATTGCTATAGAAAGACGGAACAGATAGTGGTGGCCAGCAGGAACCTTCTGTAGTCACCAAGCACAAGGCTGCTGAGCCCTGGTGCCGGAGTGGCCGTAATggtggcagagaggggctgggtgggaggtCCTGCCTCAGTTGCTTCAGATCTGTTTGCCCGAGCAGCTGGTGGACATCCTGTCAGCACTCACTATTTGTCACCCATGGACGCCGTGGGATGCAGAGTGCTTGCTTTGTCCTCCAGGATTtgtatgtgagagagacagagaacctgCAGGTAAACAGATAACAGCGCCTGGAACTAATCAGTCCCGTACAGACCGTCAGGCAGGGTAGAGAGTGACAGAGTAGTCGGCCAAGCCTCTTGAGGAAGGGACATTAGAAAACCTGAATAAGGGGCAAAGGAGCAGGCTACGTGGCTCCACACGGAGGCCCCTgcagccgcgggcctggggaAGAGCGGAGGAAGGGAGGCGCTAGGTCGGGGGAGGGGTGGTGAGAATCCATCCAGACCCCTTAGAGCCCTCCCAGGGCAAAGTGAGCACTTTGAGTTTTAATCTCCATGTGACAGGAAACCATTGGAGGATCAGGGGAGTGTCGGAAACTGTTCTTAAAGGATGACTATCCTAGGGGACAAAGGTGGGGGGCGCCCATCGAGGGGGCTGTGACAGCAACACAGAGGAGGATGAGGGCGGCCGGGAATGCCGAGAACAGTGGTTGCAGGCTGTCAGTGTTTCGGAGCcgagggggagaggaaggctcCCGATGGACAGCCCAGGGTTCTGTGCGAGCGGCTGAGGGAGGGGTAGCATTTCCTGAGCTGGGAAGACGAGAGCAGATTCGGAGTGGAGGAGCCATGTTCAGCCGGGCACGTGGGGTTGGGGTGCCTGTTAGGTGTCCCACCGGGATGTCCAGTAGCCGGCTCTCGGAGGAACGGGGCTGGGGTTTTGGGGCAGAGTTTGGAACTGGAGTCAAGCTTGGAGATGAGACGGttagagggcaggcagggagagggaaggtgGAGACAGCTGGAGTTTGGAGATggaagaagtggagctgccagagaTAGAAATCCCCAAGTCAGGAGGCTACTCTGGCATCTGCTCCGTGACTCCTGAGGCCACCGCCTCCTGTCCACCCCCAGGAAATGCCCAGAACACCCTGGCGCAGCCCACGGTGTGGCTGACCATCGCGCTCACCACTGTCGTCTGTGTCATGCCCGTGGTCGCCTTCCGATTCCTCAGGCTCAGCCTGAAGCCGGACCTCTCCGACACGGTGAGGGGCCAGCCGCCAGCTCCGCGGCAGGACCAGTGGGATGGGGGCCTCTGCTTGCACCTGCTGCAGCTGTTTCCGGCCCCTCCTTGGGCCAGACGCCTGGGTGCTGTGGGTCCCTTCCCCTCGGGATGTCCCCTGACCCCAGCAGGCTGACCGCCGGCTCCGTCCCTGTGTCCCCTCCTCCAGGTCCGCTACACACAGCTGGTCAGGAAGAAGCAGAAAGCCCAGCATCGCTGCATGCGGCGTGTTGGCCGCACGGGGTCCCGGCGCTCCGGCTATGCCTTCTCCCACCAGGAAGGCTTCGGGGAGCTCATCATGTCTGGCAAGAACATGCGGCTCAGCTCCCTCGCGCTGACGGGCTTCACTGCCCGCTCCAGCTCTAGCTGGATCGAGAGCCTGCGCAGGAAGAAGAGTGACAGCGCCAGCAGCCCCAGCGGTGGGACGGACAAGCCCCTCAAGGGCTAGAGGCCAGAGCTACAGTGCCCTGAGCAGGTGACCGGAGCACGCGGGGCTGGCTGGTCTCCGAGGGGACAGTGTCTGGGAACTGCTGGtcctcactccctgcctccccgCCGGACTGTCCTGCTGGGCCCTCCAGGGTGCTGGGGCAGCCCCTGGCTGAGGCCCCTCCCACCGGCTGGGAAGGTAAGGGGCGTGGGCCCCCAGGGCAGCGCGGGGGCGGAGGCCTGGGGCCCAGGTGTGGAACCAAAACCCAAGAAAAAACTGTGAGAGATTGGGTCTGCCCTGTGCCCTTGCCCTGCCTGGGAGCCCACAGGGAGACTCACCTCTGTATTTTTTTACTCCTGCTCCCCAAGAAGGGCCCTAGTGGCCCTTGTTCCTGAATTACACAAGAATGTATCACGCCGGGAAGCCAGGGGCCCCTCCCGTGGCCCCTCTGTCCTCCATTTGTGTTTGTATCCggtttgttttgtcttttatttgGCAAGTGGAGGAGGCCTTTATGTAACTTTTATGTTGTGGTTGGTGTCTTAACTGGTGAGAAGAGGAAGCTGGCACACACCGGGGTGCCCCAGCCTGCTGGAGTGGTGTGGGAGGAGCCacatctggggtgggggggctccagcagctggggctgtccCCAA containing:
- the ATP8B2 gene encoding phospholipid-transporting ATPase ID isoform X2, whose product is MALCAKKRPPEEERRARANDREYNEKFQYASNCIKTSKYNILTFLPVNLFEQFQEVANTYFLFLLILQLIPQISSLSWFTTIVPLVLVLTITAVKDATDDYFRHKSDNQVNNRQSQVLINGILQQEQWMNVRVGDIIKLENNQFVAADLLLLSSSEPHGLCYIETAELDGETNMKVRQAVPVTSELGDISKLAKFDGEVICEPPNNKLDKFSGTLYWKDSKLPLSNQHMLLRGCVLRNTEWCFGLVIFAGPDTKLMQNSGRTKFKRTSIDRLMNTLVLWIFGFLVCMGVILAIGNAIWEHEVGMRFQVYLPWDEAVDSAFFSGFLSFWSYIIILNTVVPISLYVSVEVIRLGHSYFINWDKKMFCTQKRTPAEARTTTLSEELGQVEYVFSDKTGTLTQNIMVFNKCSIGGRSYGDVFDVLGHKAELGERPGPVDFSFNPLADKKFLFWDPSLLEAVKMGDPHTHEFFRLLSLCHTVMSEEKSEGELYYKAQSPDEGALVTAARNFGFVFRSRTPKTITVHEMGTAITYQLLAILDFNNIRKRMSVIVRNPEGKIRLYCKGADTILLDRLHHSTQELLNTTADHLNEYAGEGLRTLVLAYKDLDEEYYEEWAERRLQASLAQDSREDRLASVYEEVESDMMLLGATAIEDKLQQGVPETIALLTLANIKIWVLTGDKQETAVNIGYSCKMLTDDMTEVFIVTGHTVLEVREELRKAREKMVDSRTVGNGFTYQEKLSSSKLTSVLEAVAGEYALVINGHSLAHALEADMELEFLETACACKAVICCRVTPLQKAQVVELVKKYKKAVTLAIGDGANDVSMIKTAHIGVGISGQEGIQAVLASDYSFSQFKFLQRLLLVHGRWSYLRMCKFLCYFFYKNFAFTMVHFWFGFFCGFSAQTVYDQYFITLYNIVYTSLPVLAMGVFDQDVPEQRSMEYPKLYEPGQLNLLFNKREFFICIAQGIYTSVLMFFIPYGVFAEATRDDGTQLADYQSFAVTVATSLVIVVSVQIGLDTGYWTAINHFFIWGSLAVYFAILFAMHSNGLFDMFPNQFRFVGNAQNTLAQPTVWLTIALTTVVCVMPVVAFRFLRLSLKPDLSDTVRYTQLVRKKQKAQHRCMRRVGRTGSRRSGYAFSHQEGFGELIMSGKNMRLSSLALTGFTARSSSSWIESLRRKKSDSASSPSGGTDKPLKG
- the ATP8B2 gene encoding phospholipid-transporting ATPase ID isoform X1, which translates into the protein MTVPKEIPEKWARAGAPPSWSRKKPSWGTEEERRARANDREYNEKFQYASNCIKTSKYNILTFLPVNLFEQFQEVANTYFLFLLILQLIPQISSLSWFTTIVPLVLVLTITAVKDATDDYFRHKSDNQVNNRQSQVLINGILQQEQWMNVRVGDIIKLENNQFVAADLLLLSSSEPHGLCYIETAELDGETNMKVRQAVPVTSELGDISKLAKFDGEVICEPPNNKLDKFSGTLYWKDSKLPLSNQHMLLRGCVLRNTEWCFGLVIFAGPDTKLMQNSGRTKFKRTSIDRLMNTLVLWIFGFLVCMGVILAIGNAIWEHEVGMRFQVYLPWDEAVDSAFFSGFLSFWSYIIILNTVVPISLYVSVEVIRLGHSYFINWDKKMFCTQKRTPAEARTTTLSEELGQVEYVFSDKTGTLTQNIMVFNKCSIGGRSYGDVFDVLGHKAELGERPGPVDFSFNPLADKKFLFWDPSLLEAVKMGDPHTHEFFRLLSLCHTVMSEEKSEGELYYKAQSPDEGALVTAARNFGFVFRSRTPKTITVHEMGTAITYQLLAILDFNNIRKRMSVIVRNPEGKIRLYCKGADTILLDRLHHSTQELLNTTADHLNEYAGEGLRTLVLAYKDLDEEYYEEWAERRLQASLAQDSREDRLASVYEEVESDMMLLGATAIEDKLQQGVPETIALLTLANIKIWVLTGDKQETAVNIGYSCKMLTDDMTEVFIVTGHTVLEVREELRKAREKMVDSRTVGNGFTYQEKLSSSKLTSVLEAVAGEYALVINGHSLAHALEADMELEFLETACACKAVICCRVTPLQKAQVVELVKKYKKAVTLAIGDGANDVSMIKTAHIGVGISGQEGIQAVLASDYSFSQFKFLQRLLLVHGRWSYLRMCKFLCYFFYKNFAFTMVHFWFGFFCGFSAQTVYDQYFITLYNIVYTSLPVLAMGVFDQDVPEQRSMEYPKLYEPGQLNLLFNKREFFICIAQGIYTSVLMFFIPYGVFAEATRDDGTQLADYQSFAVTVATSLVIVVSVQIGLDTGYWTAINHFFIWGSLAVYFAILFAMHSNGLFDMFPNQFRFVGNAQNTLAQPTVWLTIALTTVVCVMPVVAFRFLRLSLKPDLSDTVRYTQLVRKKQKAQHRCMRRVGRTGSRRSGYAFSHQEGFGELIMSGKNMRLSSLALTGFTARSSSSWIESLRRKKSDSASSPSGGTDKPLKG